The proteins below are encoded in one region of Phosphitispora fastidiosa:
- a CDS encoding ABC transporter permease, translated as MGLFNYTAADRVADQTIQKPRYRILSRDRVFRMLSAASLVLIWQIIAGLRLLELPTPLETLRVFVDLVIKGDPLYNKTLLQIVWASLLIVIKACVLSFIAAVPMGILMGSVEKLKSYFDSIIEMIRPIPPLAWIPLAYVIFANTGSPTEYVQIFTVFIGAFFPVLLNTIHGISMVNRIHIEAARTMGSSSRQVLIRVMLPGALPAIFSGIRVGFGVGWMCIVAAEFVGGKLGIGYYIWSSYSVGGRTAEIISGMVAIGIVGSLINWIILFLEKRLIPWR; from the coding sequence ATGGGCCTGTTCAATTATACAGCTGCAGACAGGGTAGCAGACCAGACTATTCAGAAACCGCGGTACAGGATACTATCCCGTGACAGGGTTTTCAGGATGCTGTCTGCGGCTTCACTGGTGCTGATATGGCAGATTATAGCAGGTTTGAGACTACTTGAACTTCCGACACCCTTGGAGACCCTCAGGGTATTTGTTGACCTTGTAATAAAAGGAGATCCCCTGTACAACAAAACCCTGCTCCAAATAGTGTGGGCGAGCCTGCTGATAGTAATCAAGGCCTGTGTACTCAGTTTTATTGCTGCAGTACCAATGGGGATTCTGATGGGTTCCGTGGAAAAACTGAAAAGTTATTTTGATTCTATTATTGAGATGATAAGGCCGATACCGCCCCTGGCCTGGATACCACTGGCATATGTAATCTTTGCCAATACCGGGAGTCCCACAGAGTATGTACAGATATTTACTGTTTTTATCGGGGCTTTTTTCCCTGTCCTGCTGAATACCATACATGGTATAAGTATGGTCAACCGGATACATATTGAGGCAGCCCGGACAATGGGCTCTTCCTCCAGACAGGTGCTCATCCGGGTGATGCTGCCCGGGGCCCTGCCGGCGATTTTCAGCGGCATTCGGGTTGGTTTCGGTGTTGGGTGGATGTGTATTGTGGCTGCGGAGTTTGTCGGCGGGAAACTGGGTATTGGTTATTACATCTGGTCCTCCTATTCGGTGGGGGGCAGAACTGCTGAGATTATCAGCGGAATGGTGGCCATCGGGATTGTAGGAAGCCTGATTAACTGGATTATCCTCTTTCTGGAAAAGAGGTTGATACCATGGCGCTGA
- a CDS encoding ABC transporter ATP-binding protein, whose product MALIIRDITQQFGETTIFQGLDLKVEQGCFCCIVGPSGCGKSTLLRIVAGLYAPAGGQVLLEDRPITLEDGEVGFVFQEDALFPWYTVEENIRFALRARKIDTSLWRDIIEHNLEKVGLAEYRKYYPKQLSGGMKQRVAIARVLAYNPKLLLMDEPFAALDSINRNMLQADLINLWEKEKKTILFVTHNIDEAVYLAERIVIMGCRPGRIKQVVELNLPRPRNRTDVEFCRNRRMILEMIESSTPAIPNTGRV is encoded by the coding sequence ATGGCGCTGATAATAAGAGATATTACCCAGCAGTTTGGGGAGACAACTATTTTTCAAGGGCTGGATCTTAAAGTGGAACAAGGCTGTTTCTGCTGTATTGTCGGGCCCAGCGGCTGCGGGAAAAGCACCCTGCTGAGAATCGTAGCCGGCCTTTATGCACCGGCAGGGGGACAGGTACTGCTTGAAGACCGGCCGATCACTCTCGAAGATGGGGAAGTGGGGTTTGTATTTCAGGAAGATGCTCTTTTCCCATGGTATACGGTGGAAGAGAATATCAGGTTCGCCCTGAGGGCCCGCAAGATTGACACGAGCCTTTGGAGAGACATTATAGAGCATAACCTGGAAAAAGTGGGACTTGCCGAATACCGCAAGTATTACCCCAAACAGCTGTCCGGAGGTATGAAACAGAGGGTGGCTATTGCCAGAGTGCTGGCATATAACCCCAAACTCCTGCTGATGGATGAACCTTTTGCGGCGTTGGATTCGATAAACCGGAATATGCTGCAGGCAGATCTGATAAACCTGTGGGAAAAAGAAAAAAAGACAATTTTGTTTGTTACCCACAACATCGATGAAGCGGTTTATCTGGCCGAGAGAATTGTTATCATGGGCTGCCGGCCCGGAAGAATTAAGCAGGTTGTCGAGTTGAATCTTCCCCGGCCGCGGAACCGGACAGATGTCGAGTTCTGCCGCAACCGCAGAATGATACTTGAAATGATAGAGTCTTCAACCCCGGCAATCCCTAATACAGGCCGGGTTTAA
- a CDS encoding carboxymuconolactone decarboxylase family protein, with protein sequence MCEEKNYTPAEANQYMVDNMLFVPRMFKVINEVNPKAGVTFADFYNSMWADGALSRKVKELIFMAGGVGYCSPRCIVHVYPAVKAGASVEEVFEAAAIGMMLGGFVPAGPGIPYCFEYAYKCVQLAQKIQANEPWEYLPPPRWDHGVY encoded by the coding sequence ATGTGTGAAGAGAAAAACTATACCCCTGCAGAAGCCAACCAGTATATGGTTGACAACATGTTATTTGTACCCCGGATGTTTAAAGTTATTAATGAGGTGAATCCCAAAGCCGGTGTTACCTTTGCTGATTTTTACAACAGCATGTGGGCAGATGGCGCTTTAAGCCGTAAGGTTAAGGAACTGATTTTTATGGCCGGTGGTGTTGGCTATTGTTCACCCAGGTGTATTGTACACGTTTACCCGGCTGTTAAGGCCGGCGCTTCTGTTGAGGAAGTATTTGAAGCTGCTGCCATTGGTATGATGCTGGGTGGTTTCGTTCCAGCCGGCCCAGGAATCCCGTATTGTTTTGAATATGCTTACAAGTGTGTGCAGCTGGCCCAAAAAATCCAGGCAAATGAGCCTTGGGAATATCTGCCCCCGCCAAGATGGGATCACGGCGTGTACTAG
- a CDS encoding respiratory nitrate reductase subunit gamma translates to MSDAELYFKPWAYFWVVQFLGVLLLFTGLGYKISFYFKARRRSLYNEPDFLIMLKTFFREVLFQKQLAEKSAARWLAHMLIFYGFIGLLMLSAIAVVLEMVIPESSRVSLYMLEGAGHNYYKAAGDLFGLAILAGLAMAIIRRYIKKDSQLYTDADDTVTLAALFLLVASGFLLEAARISMTMPGTEVTYSFIGYRLAALFSGDANVGGLATGLWVFHATLNAILLAYIPHSKFMHIINGPVEIVLNASEERMRGDLYI, encoded by the coding sequence ATGAGTGATGCAGAACTTTATTTCAAACCCTGGGCTTACTTTTGGGTTGTCCAGTTCCTGGGAGTATTACTCCTGTTCACTGGGCTGGGCTATAAGATTTCCTTTTATTTTAAAGCCCGGAGGAGGTCCCTGTATAATGAACCCGATTTTCTGATAATGTTGAAAACCTTTTTCAGAGAAGTACTGTTTCAGAAACAACTGGCGGAAAAAAGCGCCGCCCGCTGGTTGGCACATATGCTGATATTTTATGGTTTTATAGGCCTGTTAATGTTGTCTGCAATAGCGGTGGTCCTGGAGATGGTAATCCCGGAGAGTTCCCGGGTCAGCCTGTACATGCTGGAAGGTGCGGGCCATAACTATTACAAGGCTGCAGGCGACCTCTTTGGCCTGGCAATTCTGGCCGGTCTGGCAATGGCAATTATCAGGAGGTATATCAAAAAAGACAGCCAGCTTTATACCGATGCGGATGATACGGTAACTCTGGCAGCCCTGTTTCTGTTGGTCGCCAGCGGGTTTCTGCTGGAGGCGGCGCGCATCTCTATGACGATGCCGGGAACTGAAGTGACTTATTCCTTTATAGGCTACCGGCTGGCTGCCTTGTTTAGCGGTGATGCAAATGTTGGCGGCCTGGCAACGGGTCTATGGGTTTTTCATGCCACCCTGAATGCAATTTTGTTGGCATACATTCCCCACAGTAAATTTATGCACATCATTAACGGCCCGGTAGAAATAGTACTGAATGCATCAGAGGAACGAATGCGGGGTGACCTATATATATGA
- a CDS encoding DUF6951 family protein → MKKAKGIVEPGACGLKVVIEAELDDQKRLNLDFHSACELVTGMKDEFRNLNWKKGVFTKMLDSYIYKVCSQHLTHPDCPVPSAILKTVQVLVGAAVDQEVTMKITKITEE, encoded by the coding sequence ATGAAAAAGGCTAAAGGGATAGTGGAACCCGGAGCCTGTGGGCTGAAGGTTGTTATCGAGGCAGAACTTGACGACCAAAAGCGTCTTAATCTTGATTTTCACAGCGCCTGTGAGCTGGTTACAGGTATGAAGGACGAATTCAGGAATCTTAACTGGAAAAAAGGTGTCTTTACCAAGATGCTTGATTCATATATTTATAAGGTCTGTTCCCAACACCTGACCCACCCCGACTGTCCTGTGCCCAGTGCAATCCTGAAGACGGTTCAGGTGCTGGTTGGCGCTGCGGTGGACCAGGAAGTAACCATGAAAATTACCAAAATCACCGAAGAATGA
- a CDS encoding 4Fe-4S double cluster binding domain-containing protein: MLKFPLRMRKSTMTTIDSQQLQEKIISWGATLAGFGDVSVGLAPELKHLPNAIAIAVKHPRYRGTYKCGSMTVYSNQYEEVDLVLESVQKKLITLLKSRGWRTLAIPPDSAKTDGSFISKLYPLFPHKTAATCSGLGWIGKSGLLVNREYGARLSWATVLTDAPLEICKTPYTESACGSCSRCVNSCPVSAIRDVQWKRGNKAEVFIDADACTEYMSYTVKVFQKYICGVCVLACPYGR; this comes from the coding sequence ATGCTGAAATTTCCGCTCCGCATGAGGAAAAGTACGATGACAACGATTGATTCGCAGCAGCTACAGGAAAAAATCATTAGCTGGGGGGCGACCCTTGCCGGTTTCGGGGATGTCAGTGTCGGGCTGGCGCCTGAATTAAAGCACCTGCCCAATGCTATCGCTATTGCCGTAAAGCATCCCAGATACCGTGGGACTTATAAGTGTGGTTCAATGACAGTGTATTCAAACCAGTATGAAGAAGTTGATCTGGTCCTGGAATCTGTTCAGAAGAAATTAATAACTTTGCTTAAGTCACGTGGATGGCGGACCCTGGCGATTCCTCCGGACTCAGCAAAGACTGATGGAAGTTTTATCTCAAAACTGTACCCCCTGTTTCCCCATAAGACTGCAGCCACCTGTTCCGGACTGGGATGGATAGGTAAAAGTGGTCTCCTGGTGAACCGGGAATACGGCGCACGGCTAAGCTGGGCAACAGTACTGACTGATGCGCCGCTGGAGATATGCAAGACACCCTACACTGAAAGCGCCTGTGGCAGTTGTTCCAGATGTGTCAACTCGTGTCCGGTATCTGCTATCAGGGATGTCCAATGGAAACGCGGTAACAAGGCTGAAGTATTTATTGATGCCGATGCATGTACTGAATATATGAGTTATACAGTAAAGGTTTTTCAAAAATATATCTGCGGGGTATGTGTACTGGCCTGCCCCTATGGGAGGTAA
- a CDS encoding CobW family GTP-binding protein — protein sequence MKIVLICGFLGAGKTTLLKNLIEQSNSDTAILVNEFGELGIDGAVVAEGTNLNVVEMPSGCICCSLRESLVDAVRDILEDFKPGQLIIEPSGIASPSSVLIGLEKADFSDRIEIAPVVGVVDLTFFSGDVHEDDLGNFFKDQIMNSDIIMMNKADLVSAEEIEKCRGKIARINPAALIIPTVYCRAEIPQTAVKGDIVHFHYSPQFHAESFTIDGMVKKERIVELLQNLNSGEYGSIYRAKGIIRTENGPETFDYVNGQVNFGEIRDTDTNKFVFIGRQVDRPKIEKAIKS from the coding sequence GTGAAAATAGTGCTTATATGCGGTTTTTTGGGTGCGGGGAAAACTACTTTGTTAAAAAACCTTATCGAACAGTCTAATTCCGACACAGCCATACTTGTAAATGAATTCGGGGAACTGGGGATTGACGGGGCTGTTGTTGCTGAAGGCACCAACCTTAATGTTGTTGAAATGCCCAGCGGTTGTATATGCTGCAGCCTTCGGGAAAGCCTGGTTGATGCCGTAAGAGATATCCTTGAGGACTTCAAGCCCGGGCAGCTTATCATAGAGCCTTCAGGGATTGCTTCACCGTCATCAGTCCTGATAGGCCTTGAAAAAGCTGATTTCAGTGACCGGATTGAGATTGCTCCGGTGGTCGGAGTAGTTGATTTAACCTTTTTTTCAGGAGATGTCCATGAAGATGACCTGGGCAATTTCTTTAAAGACCAGATTATGAATTCAGATATAATAATGATGAATAAGGCAGACCTGGTTTCAGCTGAAGAAATTGAAAAATGCCGGGGTAAAATCGCCCGCATTAATCCTGCTGCCCTGATAATACCTACAGTCTACTGCCGGGCTGAAATTCCTCAGACAGCCGTTAAAGGTGACATCGTGCATTTCCATTATTCCCCTCAATTTCATGCCGAATCCTTTACTATCGACGGTATGGTGAAAAAGGAGAGAATTGTTGAATTATTGCAGAACCTCAATAGCGGTGAGTATGGCAGCATTTATAGGGCTAAGGGTATTATCCGGACCGAGAACGGACCGGAAACCTTTGACTATGTAAATGGTCAGGTCAATTTTGGTGAGATCCGGGATACAGATACAAATAAGTTTGTTTTTATCGGTCGTCAGGTGGATCGCCCCAAAATCGAAAAAGCTATCAAAAGTTAA